From the genome of Mucilaginibacter paludis DSM 18603:
ATATTTCGCGGATAAATTGCAAAAACTCCTTCTCTTGCAGCAATAACCCATTGTTGGCCGGGATGGGCTCGATAATAACGGCAGCTATCTGATCTTTAAATTCCTCGAACGCTTTTTTCAACGCATCCCTGTCGTTTAAAGATACAACGATGGTTTCATCAGCAAATGCTTTGGGTATGCCTGCTGATGAGGTTTCGCCAAAGGTTACCAGGCCCGAGCCTGCTTTTACCAGCAGGGCATCAACATGCCCGTGATAGCAGCCTTCAAACTTTAATATTTTATCCCGCTTGGTATAACCACGCGCCAACCTGATGGCCGACATTACAGCCTCGGTACCCGAGCTTACAAAACGGATCTTCTCAATAAACTTATTGTTCTTCAGAATCAGCTCCGCCAGGTCGTTCTCCAAGGCGGTAGGTGCGCCGAACGACATGCCATGCTGCATTACCTCGATCACCTTTTCGCGTACTTTGGCATTGTTGTGGCCCAGGATGAGCGGCCCCCACGAGCAGCAAAAATCAACAAACTGGTTACCATCGGCATCCCACACATGGCAACCATCACCTTTTTGGATAAATAGCGGCGTACCGTATACCGATTTAAATGCCCTTACCGGGGAGTTTACACCGCCCGGGAAATAGGTTTTGGCCTTTTCGAACAATTCTGCAGATTTTTCCCTGCTGATATCCGGCTTGCCTGTTGTAGTTACCGGTAAATCGCCCTCGTTTCCCGAAAATATCTTTTT
Proteins encoded in this window:
- the hemL gene encoding glutamate-1-semialdehyde 2,1-aminomutase, producing MFDSFKKIFSGNEGDLPVTTTGKPDISREKSAELFEKAKTYFPGGVNSPVRAFKSVYGTPLFIQKGDGCHVWDADGNQFVDFCCSWGPLILGHNNAKVREKVIEVMQHGMSFGAPTALENDLAELILKNNKFIEKIRFVSSGTEAVMSAIRLARGYTKRDKILKFEGCYHGHVDALLVKAGSGLVTFGETSSAGIPKAFADETIVVSLNDRDALKKAFEEFKDQIAAVIIEPIPANNGLLLQEKEFLQFIREICTENKTLLIFDEVISGFRISFEGAAGYYQIKPDIITYGKIIGGGMPVGAYGASKEIMSNISPEGAVYQAGTLSGNPVAMGAGIAQLSELLRLGFYRDLNNKTEEFVASIQRFATARNYKFKVFSVGSIFWFAFTDLEHVRKAEEIDPTSMEKFKLMHRELLNRGIYLGPSGYEVGFISSAHTKVELEKAKRAIFESLDLVFRK